A genomic segment from Poecilia reticulata strain Guanapo linkage group LG3, Guppy_female_1.0+MT, whole genome shotgun sequence encodes:
- the tradd gene encoding tumor necrosis factor receptor type 1-associated DEATH domain protein, whose amino-acid sequence MRGQEVSSMSNSNLSGGSTAEQHKSFFSFEKMADKTADGGAWTGCAVMFLQSLFPGVDLLALYKGEQGKFIIFKVIKLTLRDSAGGLGGYEILKVHDAEPFLGVEVKFVDVAACQQFLESYSSGAVLQSLNQHACRLLGLTQDFTVRTQLKAGHQNLDLCLDQLAVCLQHIHLSQPERLRDEEIDHLEQQLQSQALGPAPQPPTVTQEESPVPSNCFKFQNRVFEDRMLTAADVQSFSNGVGRQWKHVGRALGKSCRALKGPAIDNLAYEYEREGLYEQAYQLLSRFIQAEGRAAKLSRLVRALEDSKLTSLAENMLGMQPRE is encoded by the exons ATGAGAGGCCAGGAAGTCAGTTCTATGTCAAACAGTAATTTGTCAGGAGGAAGCACTGCCGAAcaacataaaagttttttttcttttgag AAAATGGCGGACAAGACAGCGGATGGAGGGGCGTGGACGGGATGTGCCGTCATGTTCCTGCAGTCGCTCTTTCCTGGCGTGGACCTGCTCGCTCTCTACAAAGGCGAGCAGGGGAAGTTCATCATCTTCAAAGTCATCAAGCTGACTCTGAGAG ATTCTGCAGGAGGTCTGGGAGGCTACGAGATCCTAAAGGTCCATGATGCTGAGCCCTTCCTGGGGGTGGAGGTGAAATTCGTGGATGTGGCAGCGTGTCAGCAGTTCCTGGAGAGCTACAGCTCCGGAGCGGTGCTCCAGTCCCTCAACCAGCACGCGTGCCGGCTGCTCGGCCTTACCCAAGACTTCACCGTGCGAACCCAGCTGAAGGCCGGGCATCAGAACCTGGATCTGTGTCTGGACCAGCTGGCTGTCTGTCTGCAGCACATCCACCTTTCACAG CCGGAGCGCCTGCGTGACGAAGAGATCGATCatctggagcagcagctgcagagccaGGCGCTGGGTCCGGCCCCACAGCCCCCTACGGTCACACAGGAAGAGTCTCCAGTGCCCAGCAACTGCTTCAAGTTTCAGAACAGAGTGTTTG AGGACCGAATGCTGACAGCGGCAGATGTTCAGAGCTTTTCGAACGGAGTGGGCCGTCAGTGGAAACACGTAGGGAGGGCCCTGGGGAAGAGCTGTCGTGCTCTGAAGGGCCCCGCCATTGACAACCTGGCCTACGAGTACGAGAGAGAAGGGCTGTATGAGCAAGCCTATCAGCTGCTGAGCCGCTTCATTCAGGCGGAGGGGAGGGCGGCCAAGCTGAGCCGACTGGTCAGAGCTCTGGAGGACAGCAAACTCACCAGCCTGGCTGAAAACATGCTGGGCATGCAGCCCCGAGAGTAA
- the gnao1b gene encoding guanine nucleotide binding protein (G protein), alpha activating activity polypeptide O, b: protein MGCTLSAEERAALDRSKAIEKNLKEDGLVAAKDVKLLLLGGGESGKSTIVKQMKIIHEDGFSGDDVKQYKPVVYSNTIQSLAAILRAMDSLTIEFGDKDRKADAKLVCDVVSRMEDTEPYSAELLAAMKRLWADPGTQECFNRAREYQLNDSAQYYLDSLDRIGAADYQPTEQDILRTRVKTTGIVETHFTFKNLHFRLFDVGGQRSERKKWIHCFEDVTAIIFCVALSGYDQVLHEDETTNRMHESLMLFDSICNNKFFIDTSIILFLNKKDLFAEKIKKSPLTICFPEYTGANTYEDATAYIQVQFESKNRSPNKEIYCHLTCATDTGNIQVVFDAVTDIIIANNLRGCGLY from the exons ATGGGATGTACACTGAGCGCCGAGGAGCGCGCAGCTCTGGACCGGAGCAAGGCCATCGAGAAGAACCTGAAGGAGGACGGGCTGGTGGCCGCCAAGGACgtcaagctgctgctgctcg GCGGCGGAGAGTCCGGGAAAAGCACCATCGTCAAACAGATGAA GATTATCCATGAAGATGGCTTTTCTGGGGATGATGTGAAGCAGTATAAGCCTGTGGTCTACAGCAACACCATCCAGAGCTTGGCAGCCATCCTTCGAGCCATGGACTCGCTGACGATTGAGTTTGGAGACAAGGACAGAAAA GCTGACGCAAAGCTGGTCTGTGACGTCGTCAGCCGCATGGAGGACACGGAGCCGTACTCTGCCGAGCTTCTCGCTGCGATGAAGCGTCTCTGGGCCGATCCGGGGACCCAGGAGTGCTTCAACCGCGCCCGGGAATACCAGCTGAATGACTCGGCTCAATA CTACCTGGACAGTTTAGACCGCATCGGGGCGGCAGATTACCAGCCAACAGAGCAGGACATCCTGAGGACCCGAGTGAAGACCACCGGCATCGTCGAAACCCATTTCACCTTTAAAAATCTCCATTTcag GCTGTTTGACgttggaggtcagaggtcagagaggaagaagtgGATCCACTGTTTTGAGGATGTGACGGCGATAATTTTCTGCGTCGCTCTGAGCGGGTATGACCAGGTGCTCCATGAAGACGAGACAACT AACCGCATGCATGAATCCCTCATGCTCTTCGACTCCATCTGCAACAACAAGTTCTTCATCGACACCTccatcatcctcttcctcaaCAAGAAAGATCTGTTTGCTGAAAAGATCAAGAAGTCGCCGCTGACGATTTGTTTTCCAGAATACACAG GTGCTAATACTTACGAAGACGCTACGGCTTACATTCAGGTTCAGTTCGAGAGCAAGAACCGCTCTCCCAACAAGGAGATCTACTGTCACCTGACCTGTGCCACAGACACAGGGAACATCCAGGTAGTGTTTGATGCCGTCACCGACATCATTATCGCAAACAACCTTAGAGGCTGCGGCTTGTACTGA